Proteins encoded together in one Peribacillus asahii window:
- a CDS encoding DUF2975 domain-containing protein: protein MKQVTTLFLKIAVIFIGIPVLALCIFLVPEIGNITAQLLPEFAYIKYLVSIVFYASAIPFYFALYQAFKLLRYIDKNKAFSELSVKALKKIKYCAITISSLHVLVLPLFYLFADKDDAPGVIFIGLVVPFASMVIAVFAAVLQKLLKEAIDIKSENDLTV from the coding sequence ATGAAACAAGTTACAACACTATTTTTAAAAATAGCTGTTATTTTTATTGGAATCCCAGTTCTTGCTTTGTGTATCTTTTTGGTGCCTGAGATAGGAAATATTACAGCACAATTGCTGCCAGAGTTTGCTTATATAAAATATCTCGTTTCCATCGTTTTTTATGCATCGGCGATACCTTTTTACTTTGCTCTGTATCAGGCATTTAAACTTTTAAGATATATTGACAAGAACAAAGCTTTCTCCGAATTATCTGTAAAAGCTTTAAAGAAAATCAAATACTGTGCCATCACAATCAGTAGCTTACATGTGCTAGTCTTGCCGCTCTTCTATCTATTTGCGGATAAAGACGACGCCCCAGGTGTCATCTTTATCGGATTGGTCGTTCCTTTTGCTTCAATGGTGATTGCAGTCTTTGCTGCTGTTCTTCAAAAACTGTTAAAAGAAGCGATTGATATAAAATCAGAAAATGACTTAACGGTCTGA
- a CDS encoding undecaprenyl-diphosphatase, which produces MNYKVFQSVNPLSRRCSPIDLLMILISNKIRYVFIFVLIFMWFRNDFYKKVSCNAVISVGLTLFINTLIKLFYFKPRPFVKRRVGILIPSKKDSSFPSKHTLLVFAISTSIFLYDRVLGSIMWILSVLTGFSRIWVGHHYPSDIIGSAFIGTMISITLDKVSRFANYFARQ; this is translated from the coding sequence ATGAACTACAAAGTATTTCAGTCAGTCAATCCGCTGTCTAGACGTTGTTCTCCAATTGACTTGCTCATGATATTGATATCAAATAAGATTCGTTATGTATTTATTTTTGTTTTGATTTTTATGTGGTTTAGAAATGATTTTTACAAAAAAGTGTCTTGCAATGCGGTGATATCTGTAGGGTTAACTTTGTTTATTAACACTTTGATTAAATTGTTTTATTTTAAACCACGTCCATTTGTAAAACGTCGGGTTGGTATACTTATTCCTTCAAAAAAAGATTCTTCTTTTCCAAGTAAACATACTCTGCTTGTATTTGCTATATCTACTTCTATCTTTCTTTATGACCGTGTCCTTGGTTCAATCATGTGGATATTATCTGTGTTGACTGGCTTTTCACGTATTTGGGTAGGTCATCATTATCCATCTGATATTATCGGAAGTGCCTTTATTGGCACTATGATCAGCATCACATTAGATAAAGTGTCCAGATTCGCAAATTATTTTGCACGTCAATAG
- a CDS encoding helix-turn-helix domain-containing protein: MAIIINIDVMLAKRKMSVTELSERVGITMANLSILKNGKAKAIRLSTLEAICKALECQPGDILEYKSDEDTQ; encoded by the coding sequence ATGGCAATTATAATCAATATTGATGTGATGTTGGCGAAAAGGAAAATGAGCGTGACAGAACTATCCGAGAGAGTTGGCATAACAATGGCTAACCTTTCTATATTGAAGAATGGAAAGGCAAAAGCGATTCGATTATCCACTTTAGAGGCGATTTGTAAGGCTTTAGAATGTCAGCCTGGAGATATTTTAGAATACAAAAGTGATGAAGACACCCAATAA
- a CDS encoding CapA family protein, with the protein MDNRDMGRMRKRRRLKRSVRRILTAGVLLIIALLIFNNIMTKDQPVTSGVTEEEKKGKTQSGEEKAPAEPVIETIKISAAGDFTLGTDESFTYAGSFPDEASKNGLPYFIEKLDHIFEEDDLTTVNLETTLTNTTEKAIKKFRFKGDPSYAQILELGGIEAVNLANNHTMDYLQQGYDDTIATLEKQKIGYFGYEHHYVTTIKGVKVGALGYEGWEDTPETRAIVDANIKRLREQGVQIILIHFHWGIERSYVPTESQQSLARYAIDSGADLILGHHPHVVQGIEEYKGKFIVYSLGNFMFGGNRNPADKDTYVFQQTFHLKDGELTDQKEIKVVPFSISSVTSRNNYQPLLLEGAEAERVKNKIIDVSNQINGSDWLQYETE; encoded by the coding sequence ATGGATAATAGAGATATGGGGCGAATGAGAAAACGGAGGCGGTTAAAAAGGTCGGTACGACGTATATTAACGGCGGGAGTGCTTTTAATTATCGCACTGCTTATTTTTAATAACATCATGACGAAAGACCAGCCAGTTACAAGTGGTGTGACAGAGGAAGAGAAAAAAGGGAAAACGCAATCCGGGGAGGAAAAGGCACCAGCTGAACCCGTTATTGAAACGATTAAAATCAGTGCAGCCGGGGATTTCACACTCGGAACGGATGAAAGTTTTACATATGCAGGTTCATTTCCGGACGAAGCTTCTAAAAATGGACTGCCTTACTTTATCGAAAAATTGGATCATATTTTCGAAGAAGATGATTTAACAACCGTTAATTTAGAAACTACATTAACAAATACTACTGAAAAAGCAATCAAAAAGTTTCGCTTTAAGGGAGATCCTTCTTATGCTCAAATTTTAGAACTTGGTGGAATCGAAGCGGTCAATCTAGCAAACAATCATACTATGGATTATTTACAACAAGGGTATGATGATACAATTGCAACACTAGAGAAGCAAAAAATTGGTTATTTCGGATACGAACATCACTATGTTACGACGATTAAAGGCGTGAAAGTAGGAGCTCTTGGATATGAGGGCTGGGAAGATACACCAGAAACGCGTGCTATTGTTGATGCGAATATAAAGCGCTTAAGAGAACAAGGTGTCCAGATTATTTTAATCCATTTTCATTGGGGAATTGAAAGAAGCTATGTTCCAACTGAATCCCAACAATCACTGGCTCGTTATGCAATCGATAGCGGAGCGGATTTGATTCTAGGACATCACCCTCATGTTGTTCAAGGAATTGAGGAGTATAAGGGCAAGTTTATTGTCTATAGTTTAGGAAACTTTATGTTTGGCGGGAACCGAAATCCGGCAGATAAGGATACATATGTGTTTCAGCAAACGTTTCACCTGAAGGATGGGGAACTGACAGATCAAAAAGAAATAAAAGTTGTACCGTTCTCAATTTCTTCTGTTACGTCTAGAAATAATTATCAACCATTGTTATTAGAAGGAGCAGAAGCAGAGCGAGTGAAAAATAAAATCATTGACGTCTCTAATCAAATTAATGGGTCAGACTGGCTTCAATATGAAACTGAATAA
- the bioF gene encoding 8-amino-7-oxononanoate synthase, giving the protein MTDYLNQELQQIREQGLFRTLRRIDAASDTETVLEGKKILLFSSNNYLGLANDSRMKEKAIEAIKQFGTGSGGSRLTTGNLSLHEQLERDIASFKGKEASLVFSSGFLANVGIISTLMKQGDVILSDSLNHASIIDGCRLSKADTVIYNHVDMNDLEKKLQSVTSYQRKLIVTDGVFSMDGNIAPLPAIVLLAKKYGAMVMVDDAHSTGILGKTGAGTAEYFGLTQQIDLLMGTLSKSIGAEGGYVAASQSLIQYLRNKARSFIFQTALSPSVVAASIEGIRIIREERERSVRLLENAEFLRNGLKKSGFTLVDGSTPILAVLIGSAQDAVRFSKRLEEEGIFAPAIRPPTVPKGMSRIRLTIMATHQQEQLEYALHTFVKIGKEMNLLSTKNVIQSK; this is encoded by the coding sequence ATGACAGATTATCTTAACCAGGAATTACAGCAAATTCGAGAACAAGGATTATTTCGAACACTGCGGAGGATAGATGCAGCAAGTGATACAGAAACAGTGCTAGAAGGAAAAAAGATTCTTCTATTTTCTTCTAATAATTATCTAGGTTTAGCCAATGATTCACGTATGAAAGAAAAAGCCATTGAAGCAATCAAACAATTTGGTACAGGAAGCGGCGGCTCTCGTTTAACGACGGGAAATCTTTCTTTGCATGAACAGTTAGAACGTGACATTGCCTCTTTTAAAGGAAAGGAAGCTAGCCTTGTATTTAGCAGCGGATTCCTAGCAAATGTCGGCATTATTTCTACTTTGATGAAGCAGGGTGATGTTATTTTAAGCGATTCTCTAAACCACGCTAGCATCATTGATGGCTGCCGCTTAAGTAAAGCTGATACGGTTATTTACAATCACGTTGATATGAACGATTTAGAGAAAAAATTACAAAGTGTAACCTCTTATCAACGAAAGCTAATTGTTACAGACGGTGTGTTCAGCATGGACGGAAATATTGCTCCACTTCCTGCTATCGTCTTACTTGCAAAAAAATACGGAGCTATGGTAATGGTCGATGATGCACACTCTACGGGAATTCTGGGTAAAACAGGTGCTGGTACAGCCGAATATTTTGGATTGACGCAGCAGATCGATTTATTAATGGGAACGCTTAGTAAATCAATTGGCGCAGAGGGTGGATATGTCGCGGCATCTCAATCCCTCATTCAATATTTGCGCAATAAAGCTCGTTCTTTTATTTTCCAAACGGCTTTATCTCCTAGTGTTGTCGCTGCTAGTATAGAAGGAATTCGTATCATTCGTGAAGAAAGAGAAAGAAGCGTACGACTGCTTGAAAATGCGGAATTTTTACGGAACGGATTGAAAAAATCAGGTTTTACACTTGTAGATGGCTCTACTCCGATTCTTGCGGTTTTAATTGGTTCCGCACAAGATGCTGTGCGTTTTTCCAAAAGATTAGAAGAAGAAGGAATTTTTGCTCCAGCTATTCGCCCACCTACAGTACCTAAAGGCATGAGCCGTATTCGCCTAACCATAATGGCCACTCATCAGCAGGAACAGTTGGAATACGCTTTACATACCTTTGTGAAAATCGGAAAAGAGATGAATCTTCTTTCTACAAAAAATGTCATACAATCGAAATAG
- a CDS encoding alpha/beta fold hydrolase — MPMLDIDGANLYYTVKGNGIPIVFIHPPVLTSSNFKYQVEGLSRNFKVITFDIRGHGRSQYSDTPIIYSLIVKDIKRLLDHLNIQKAFICGYSTGGSIALEYLLNAPDRALGGIVISGMSEVKDRELKQKISLGISLANKKAVPLLALAISWGNSNKQELFNKMFNEALTGDAINIEQYYRYSLHYNCTNQLKNITLPVLLVYGEKDKPFHYYAELLHKNLPYNELQVINHVKHQIPTKSANDLNRLITHFIEMTMNEITQRY; from the coding sequence ATGCCAATGTTAGATATAGATGGTGCAAACTTATATTACACTGTTAAAGGAAACGGGATTCCTATCGTTTTTATTCATCCCCCTGTGCTTACCAGTTCAAACTTTAAATACCAAGTAGAAGGATTATCTCGGAATTTTAAAGTTATTACTTTTGATATTAGAGGCCATGGCAGAAGTCAATATTCAGACACGCCAATTATCTATTCACTAATTGTAAAAGATATCAAACGTTTATTAGATCATTTAAACATTCAAAAAGCATTCATATGCGGCTATTCAACCGGTGGCTCTATTGCACTAGAATATTTATTAAATGCCCCTGATAGAGCTCTGGGAGGCATTGTAATAAGCGGTATGTCTGAAGTGAAAGATAGGGAGTTAAAGCAAAAGATTTCTTTAGGAATATCGCTTGCCAATAAAAAAGCAGTTCCACTTCTTGCACTAGCCATTTCGTGGGGCAATTCAAATAAGCAAGAGTTATTCAATAAGATGTTTAATGAGGCCCTAACAGGAGATGCAATAAATATCGAACAGTATTACCGTTATAGTTTGCATTATAATTGTACTAATCAGCTAAAGAACATTACCCTACCCGTTTTACTTGTTTATGGTGAAAAAGATAAACCATTCCATTATTATGCTGAGTTATTACATAAAAACTTGCCATATAATGAATTACAAGTCATTAATCATGTAAAGCATCAAATCCCTACAAAATCAGCTAATGATTTAAATCGACTTATTACACATTTTATTGAGATGACTATGAATGAAATCACACAAAGATATTGA
- a CDS encoding DEAD/DEAH box helicase, whose protein sequence is MGKLEEIYPLAIEQTKQKVIQDIERYLETQDTLPAWQTYISDRQSYIEQIWINVWLNKASNDVPRKEKKAFLNEKGYVTEGTDKKLINKLFRNELRNYYPFDVLPWLKQTLSENEQDWEQRYVNARQTFFKRQEEKRQAEQRWHIREKLQKAAYDFLDKNAFLSYLHVRYHVARMLSDDIQNKKKYHYTEPYLLEEPLRVQGEFNATDYVMLTDFFEELTGDIHSLFVWGRSDFEYETYFYRYERIVSEFILDFAPKTVMEHLPEKLMEDYTEIYGDPLTIGALKGVLRDELADLSEACFDELQEEYLSDLLRLAGVPFDETLHQEIFEKDEATRERRLAEELAEQERRKAEEERILDDIFGKAYSAVLGKETRYVLHIGETNTGKTYQALQKMKSAQSGLYLAPLRLLALEVYDKLNAEGVPCSLKTGEEEKLMEDANHISSTVEMFHEKDYYEVMVIDEAQMIADKDRGFSWYRAITKANAKEVHIIGSQNTKMMLLNLLDGADIELHEYSREIPLEVENGEFSLKNTQKGDALVCFSRRRVLETASSLRRNGHNVSMIYGSMPPETRKRQIELFNRGETSVVVATDAIGMGLNLPIRRIVILENEKFDGTSRRRLTSQEVKQIAGRAGRKGIYNTGKVAFTSDIKMMRKLLEQADEPIKTFAIAPTSAVFERFQKYYRNLGIFFELWDRFDPPKGTKKASLSEERELYELICDTEIEARFPLMDLYGFLHLPFSTKEPRLVNQWLDTIFAIAENREFPEPVIKRGNLEELELSYKAIGLHLLFLYRIDRRSEAIYWERVREEISNGVHDQLKDEVINYQKKCKQCGKKLPDESRFPICDSCYHSRYRRRYRSSQH, encoded by the coding sequence ATGGGAAAATTAGAAGAGATATATCCGCTCGCAATTGAGCAAACGAAACAAAAGGTTATCCAGGATATTGAGCGCTATTTAGAGACACAAGATACGCTTCCTGCCTGGCAAACATATATTTCTGACAGACAGTCTTATATTGAGCAGATTTGGATTAATGTTTGGCTAAATAAAGCTTCAAATGATGTACCGAGAAAAGAAAAAAAGGCCTTTTTGAATGAAAAGGGATATGTTACCGAAGGGACAGATAAAAAGCTAATTAATAAATTATTCCGTAACGAATTAAGAAATTATTATCCCTTTGATGTGCTGCCTTGGCTGAAACAAACTTTATCTGAAAATGAGCAAGACTGGGAGCAAAGATATGTCAATGCAAGACAAACTTTCTTTAAGAGACAAGAAGAGAAAAGGCAGGCTGAACAGCGATGGCATATTCGAGAAAAACTACAAAAGGCTGCTTATGACTTTTTGGATAAGAATGCTTTTCTTTCATATTTGCATGTCCGTTATCACGTAGCTCGAATGTTGTCTGATGATATTCAAAATAAGAAAAAGTATCATTATACAGAGCCCTACTTACTTGAAGAACCATTGAGGGTGCAGGGGGAGTTTAACGCGACAGATTATGTAATGCTTACTGATTTCTTTGAAGAATTGACAGGTGATATTCACTCGCTATTTGTTTGGGGAAGAAGCGACTTTGAATATGAAACCTATTTCTATCGCTATGAAAGAATTGTGTCGGAATTCATTTTAGACTTTGCTCCGAAAACAGTTATGGAACATTTACCCGAGAAGTTAATGGAGGATTATACGGAAATTTATGGTGACCCCCTGACTATAGGAGCTTTAAAAGGGGTGTTGCGAGATGAATTGGCAGATTTATCTGAGGCTTGTTTTGATGAGCTTCAGGAGGAATACCTTTCTGATTTGTTAAGACTGGCAGGGGTTCCTTTTGACGAAACTTTGCATCAGGAGATCTTTGAGAAAGATGAAGCGACTAGAGAACGAAGACTGGCCGAAGAGTTGGCAGAGCAGGAACGCCGGAAAGCAGAAGAGGAAAGAATCCTTGACGATATTTTTGGTAAGGCGTATAGCGCGGTCTTAGGAAAAGAAACGAGATACGTGCTCCATATTGGAGAGACGAATACAGGGAAGACTTATCAAGCGCTGCAAAAAATGAAGAGCGCTCAAAGTGGTTTATATCTTGCTCCCCTTCGGCTTCTTGCACTTGAAGTTTATGACAAGCTGAATGCAGAGGGTGTCCCGTGCTCTTTAAAGACTGGTGAAGAAGAAAAGCTGATGGAGGATGCCAACCATATTTCCTCTACAGTCGAGATGTTTCATGAGAAGGACTATTATGAAGTGATGGTCATTGACGAGGCACAAATGATTGCTGATAAAGATCGTGGTTTCTCATGGTATCGAGCCATCACGAAGGCAAATGCAAAAGAAGTACATATCATTGGAAGCCAAAATACTAAAATGATGCTTCTTAATCTCCTAGATGGGGCTGATATTGAACTGCATGAATATAGCCGTGAAATCCCCTTGGAGGTAGAGAATGGAGAGTTCAGTTTGAAAAACACGCAAAAAGGGGATGCTCTTGTTTGTTTTTCAAGGAGACGGGTTCTTGAAACAGCTTCCAGTTTACGACGGAACGGACATAACGTCAGTATGATATATGGCAGCATGCCTCCAGAAACAAGAAAAAGGCAAATTGAGCTTTTTAATCGTGGTGAAACCTCCGTTGTTGTCGCAACAGACGCAATAGGAATGGGGTTAAACCTGCCAATTCGTCGTATTGTCATCTTAGAAAACGAGAAGTTCGATGGAACGAGCAGGAGAAGATTGACCTCCCAGGAAGTTAAGCAAATTGCTGGGCGAGCTGGGCGGAAAGGCATTTATAACACCGGTAAAGTTGCATTTACGTCTGACATTAAAATGATGCGTAAACTGCTGGAGCAGGCAGATGAGCCGATTAAAACTTTTGCCATTGCTCCTACATCAGCTGTATTTGAACGATTTCAGAAATATTATCGAAACTTAGGGATATTTTTTGAACTGTGGGATCGATTTGACCCACCAAAAGGAACAAAAAAAGCCTCTCTTTCAGAAGAACGAGAGCTATATGAACTTATTTGTGATACGGAAATCGAAGCGCGCTTTCCCTTGATGGATTTATATGGATTTCTTCATCTCCCGTTTTCAACAAAAGAACCAAGACTCGTCAATCAGTGGTTGGATACCATATTCGCGATTGCTGAGAATCGGGAGTTTCCAGAACCAGTCATCAAAAGGGGAAATCTAGAGGAGCTTGAGCTTTCGTATAAAGCTATTGGTCTTCATCTATTATTTTTATATCGTATTGATAGGAGGAGTGAAGCGATATATTGGGAAAGGGTCCGAGAAGAGATTAGTAACGGTGTGCATGATCAATTAAAAGATGAAGTAATCAATTACCAGAAAAAATGTAAACAATGTGGGAAGAAGCTGCCGGATGAATCACGTTTTCCAATTTGTGACTCTTGTTATCATAGTAGATATCGAAGAAGGTATCGATCAAGTCAACATTAG
- a CDS encoding thiol-disulfide oxidoreductase DCC family protein: MNRVILFDGECNFCDQSVQFIIKRDPIGYYKFASLQSDIGKQLLKQFNAPEDMDSFFLIDHNKCYFKSSAALQVCKNLKGLWKIPYFLLIIPRPIRDFFYEIIAKNRYKWFGKKDSCLLPSPEIRNRFL, translated from the coding sequence ATGAACAGAGTGATTTTATTTGATGGAGAGTGCAATTTTTGTGACCAAAGTGTTCAATTCATCATCAAAAGAGACCCTATAGGCTACTATAAGTTTGCCTCCCTGCAAAGTGATATTGGTAAACAATTGTTAAAACAATTTAATGCTCCAGAAGATATGGATAGTTTCTTTCTGATAGATCATAACAAATGTTATTTTAAATCCTCGGCAGCTCTTCAAGTTTGCAAAAATTTAAAGGGCCTTTGGAAAATCCCCTATTTTCTTTTAATCATTCCAAGACCTATTAGAGATTTCTTTTATGAAATAATCGCCAAAAATAGATACAAATGGTTTGGCAAAAAAGATAGTTGTTTATTACCTTCTCCTGAAATTAGAAATCGGTTCTTATAA
- a CDS encoding C40 family peptidase: MSMSVQFPRWIAVIVSIFALATAFIFSSTSNASASINYGEEVAATAELYIGTPYKYGGTTPKGFDASGFTQYVYKHAATELTIPRTSAAQYKIGKAVKKNALKQGDLVFYATGKKGKVSYVGIYNGNGTFIGTTSKGVKIVKMSDKYWKERYIGAKRVIK, from the coding sequence ATGAGTATGAGTGTACAGTTTCCAAGATGGATTGCAGTTATTGTATCGATTTTCGCTTTAGCAACGGCCTTCATCTTTAGTTCTACTTCTAACGCTTCAGCATCTATTAACTATGGAGAAGAAGTAGCAGCAACAGCGGAGTTATATATTGGTACACCTTATAAATATGGAGGAACTACACCAAAAGGCTTTGACGCAAGCGGTTTTACTCAATATGTTTATAAGCATGCGGCAACAGAATTAACGATTCCAAGAACGAGTGCCGCTCAATATAAAATCGGGAAAGCTGTTAAAAAGAACGCATTAAAGCAAGGTGATTTAGTATTTTATGCCACAGGTAAAAAAGGAAAAGTATCCTATGTAGGAATTTACAATGGTAATGGCACATTTATCGGTACTACTTCAAAAGGAGTAAAAATCGTTAAAATGAGTGATAAGTATTGGAAAGAGCGCTACATTGGGGCAAAACGCGTAATTAAATAA
- a CDS encoding MFS transporter, producing the protein MNNQRWLSLNFYTFFFTWGIFLPYWTGWLIAEKNLSVSAASMIMGTGMIVRACSTLFLFPLFTRLYSLSVVMKCLAVGSLGVVLLYIPFDTYSSLFIITVLFSAVYPNLLPAMESSASVLVSTGKIHYGRSRSWGSLGYTIALLIVGAGTAVFQEAAILWLMIIGLIAIVFSQFQASPVVLHVKTKPINQVDEKGSLNKLFASEGFVIVLLISILVQGSHASYYNYGFVYLQDLGVGSFYIGLILNVAIVCEIVFFTKVDQFFSKMKVSTMYSIAALGSTLRWVMIYLFPNVVVFIFSQVLHVLSFGVAHYAFIQYISQKLKPNQIPTAQGMYAAFAMGLSIALLTFLGGFLYEISPKLSFLGMTLSSVPALLLTLFTMRKYNY; encoded by the coding sequence ATGAATAATCAACGTTGGTTATCTTTAAATTTTTATACTTTTTTCTTTACGTGGGGTATTTTTTTGCCATACTGGACCGGTTGGCTTATTGCAGAAAAAAATCTTTCAGTTTCCGCTGCAAGTATGATTATGGGGACGGGGATGATTGTACGTGCCTGTTCAACCTTATTCCTATTTCCGCTGTTCACTAGGCTATATTCTTTAAGTGTTGTAATGAAGTGCTTGGCTGTCGGGTCCTTAGGAGTAGTACTGTTATACATACCATTCGATACATATAGTTCATTATTCATCATTACAGTGTTATTTAGTGCTGTTTATCCAAATCTTTTACCTGCTATGGAAAGCAGTGCCTCAGTCTTGGTGAGTACTGGAAAAATCCATTATGGAAGAAGTCGGTCATGGGGCTCGCTTGGCTATACAATTGCTCTTTTAATCGTAGGTGCAGGAACTGCGGTATTTCAAGAGGCAGCGATTTTATGGCTAATGATTATAGGTCTAATTGCCATCGTTTTTTCGCAATTTCAAGCTTCTCCAGTTGTATTACATGTAAAAACTAAGCCGATTAATCAAGTGGATGAAAAAGGGAGTTTGAATAAATTATTTGCATCAGAAGGATTTGTTATCGTTCTTCTTATTTCTATCTTAGTGCAAGGGTCTCACGCTTCTTATTACAATTATGGATTTGTTTATTTACAAGATTTAGGGGTAGGCAGCTTCTATATCGGGTTAATTTTAAATGTTGCTATAGTATGTGAAATCGTATTTTTTACAAAGGTGGATCAGTTTTTTTCAAAAATGAAAGTATCTACGATGTATAGTATTGCTGCGCTTGGTTCTACTCTGCGATGGGTTATGATTTATTTATTTCCAAACGTTGTTGTATTTATATTTTCTCAAGTTTTACATGTTTTATCATTTGGTGTTGCACACTATGCATTCATTCAATATATTTCACAAAAATTAAAGCCCAATCAAATTCCAACGGCTCAAGGTATGTATGCTGCTTTTGCGATGGGTTTAAGTATAGCACTCCTTACGTTTTTAGGAGGCTTCTTATACGAAATATCCCCGAAGCTATCGTTTTTAGGTATGACTTTATCTTCGGTCCCCGCCTTATTACTCACTTTATTTACAATGAGAAAATACAACTATTAA
- a CDS encoding YidH family protein, whose translation MKENRTKKLESSSPTVDSTYIQQHLANERTFLAWIRTAIAIIGVGFLVTNVHFTMKSSLSPIGDLLANIIGISSVGLGILTIIMATAVYMKKITAINNQTFRAPKKTVVILSIFIIIISLVFCIYFLIA comes from the coding sequence ATGAAGGAAAATCGAACAAAAAAATTAGAAAGCAGCTCTCCAACTGTTGATTCTACATATATTCAGCAGCATCTAGCTAATGAACGTACATTTTTAGCTTGGATTCGTACAGCAATTGCTATTATTGGAGTAGGGTTTCTTGTTACAAATGTCCATTTTACAATGAAATCAAGCCTTTCCCCAATAGGTGACTTATTAGCTAATATTATTGGGATATCTTCGGTTGGATTAGGTATTTTGACTATTATTATGGCTACCGCTGTATATATGAAAAAAATTACTGCTATTAATAATCAAACATTTCGTGCACCTAAAAAGACTGTGGTAATACTTAGTATCTTTATTATTATCATTTCATTAGTTTTTTGTATATACTTTTTAATTGCTTAA
- a CDS encoding YuzL family protein: MSKKIKEDRSKSVLGSSQVEGQGTTTQETGSIEVPSSNKKQKRD, translated from the coding sequence ATGAGTAAAAAAATTAAAGAAGACCGTTCCAAGTCAGTCCTTGGTTCTTCACAAGTCGAAGGTCAAGGCACAACTACACAAGAAACAGGTTCTATAGAAGTTCCTTCATCAAATAAAAAACAAAAACGTGATTAA
- a CDS encoding 6-carboxyhexanoate--CoA ligase — MLNELYSIRMRAAEGGAHEQGGRHISGGERLGQKEELYKLATELLTKSLNHSRGDCDFIQLVIEKLQNQEIKTISPLPVSTEHVQNVTEGRKKAVSLLSFLEISDEAITQGLNFLKQSTHQRGAIIVDSQTGKRLDHQELKGVRVSRMDWHTQSWSNWSAFHQPFTSSRIREALALASKVTASPYTIAELCWSDDPDYITGYVASSATGYKRITHLKNIGEDCGGRIFFVKQHCPLDDYISYLETTPVCITYENETEHRRRASS; from the coding sequence ATGTTAAACGAGCTTTATAGCATTAGAATGAGAGCAGCCGAAGGAGGAGCCCATGAACAAGGTGGTCGGCATATATCGGGCGGAGAGCGCCTCGGACAAAAAGAAGAACTATATAAATTGGCAACAGAACTGCTTACTAAATCGCTTAATCATTCCCGTGGTGATTGTGATTTCATTCAGTTAGTAATTGAAAAACTCCAAAATCAAGAAATCAAGACAATTAGCCCTCTTCCTGTTTCCACTGAACATGTACAAAACGTGACGGAAGGACGAAAAAAAGCTGTGTCTCTTCTTTCATTCCTTGAAATCTCAGATGAAGCGATTACACAAGGGCTGAACTTTCTCAAACAATCAACACATCAAAGAGGTGCCATTATTGTAGACAGCCAAACCGGAAAACGGCTAGATCATCAAGAACTGAAAGGTGTACGGGTATCCCGAATGGATTGGCATACACAAAGTTGGAGTAACTGGTCTGCATTTCACCAACCTTTTACCTCTTCTCGTATTAGAGAGGCACTCGCTCTCGCTTCAAAGGTCACAGCTTCTCCTTATACAATAGCTGAATTATGCTGGTCTGATGATCCAGATTATATAACTGGCTATGTGGCAAGTTCTGCTACTGGTTATAAACGGATTACTCACTTAAAAAATATTGGAGAAGATTGTGGAGGACGCATCTTTTTTGTTAAACAACATTGTCCTCTAGATGACTATATTTCTTATTTAGAAACAACACCTGTCTGTATTACATATGAAAACGAAACCGAGCATAGAAGGAGGGCAAGCTCATGA